In Arcobacter sp. CECT 8983, a single window of DNA contains:
- a CDS encoding NAD(P)/FAD-dependent oxidoreductase, with protein sequence MDNKDLLNEFEKELIKKGISRRDALKLMGLSAVSTAMLNPIDSEASEAKASDVKAKIVIVGGGLSGISTAARLINSLSNPDVTVIEPSDVSVSYQPGNTFIGAGVYEKKDVMYELKDFLPQGAKLIKDKAIEFDPDNNSLTISSGEKILYDYLVIAAGLTLDFGKIKGLEELGDTYTMDEKSKIKELFDGTGVSTVYNTDAAIYTWKNMQATIEEAKKGKKLNAIFSHPDTAIKCGGAPKKMMYLMDARLNEAGKDVRANVDMTFYPNSTKLFSVKEYADAIKKQYEARNMKWKFAHNLKAVDIKNKVATFEHYWDEKGEYDPDLGEYDLIRKTKMVDVDYDFLHVAPPMKAPDEIGNSAIGSAKGWVPVNKETLQHVKYDNIFSLGDIAAVPLGKTGGSVRKQYKVVVENIISSMEGKALTAKYDGYTVCPIITGIGTVMLAEFDWSMKPTPSFPLDPTKERYIWWLLKAYILKPMTQYGMLSGRV encoded by the coding sequence ATGGATAATAAAGATTTACTTAATGAGTTTGAAAAAGAACTTATTAAAAAAGGTATATCAAGGAGGGATGCTTTAAAATTAATGGGACTTAGTGCAGTAAGTACTGCAATGCTAAATCCTATTGACTCTGAAGCATCTGAGGCAAAAGCTAGTGATGTAAAAGCAAAGATTGTAATAGTTGGTGGTGGTTTATCAGGTATCTCTACTGCTGCAAGATTAATTAACTCTTTAAGTAATCCAGATGTTACTGTTATTGAACCAAGTGATGTATCAGTTTCATATCAACCTGGAAACACTTTTATTGGTGCTGGGGTATATGAAAAAAAAGATGTAATGTATGAACTAAAAGACTTCTTACCACAAGGAGCAAAACTAATCAAAGACAAGGCTATAGAGTTTGATCCTGATAATAATAGTTTAACTATTTCAAGTGGTGAAAAAATCTTATACGATTATTTAGTAATTGCAGCTGGTCTAACTTTAGATTTTGGGAAAATCAAAGGTTTAGAAGAGCTAGGTGATACATATACAATGGATGAAAAAAGTAAAATCAAAGAGTTGTTTGATGGAACAGGCGTAAGCACAGTTTATAATACAGATGCAGCTATTTATACTTGGAAAAATATGCAAGCAACAATTGAAGAAGCTAAAAAAGGCAAAAAGTTAAATGCTATTTTCTCTCATCCTGATACGGCAATTAAATGTGGTGGAGCTCCTAAAAAAATGATGTATTTAATGGATGCAAGATTAAATGAAGCAGGAAAAGATGTGAGAGCAAATGTAGATATGACATTCTATCCAAACTCTACAAAACTATTCTCTGTAAAAGAGTATGCTGATGCAATTAAAAAGCAGTATGAAGCTAGAAATATGAAATGGAAATTTGCTCATAATCTAAAAGCTGTAGATATTAAAAATAAAGTAGCTACTTTTGAACATTATTGGGATGAAAAAGGTGAATATGATCCTGATTTAGGAGAATATGATTTAATTAGGAAAACTAAAATGGTTGATGTAGATTATGACTTCTTACATGTAGCACCTCCAATGAAAGCTCCTGATGAAATAGGAAACTCTGCTATTGGTTCAGCAAAAGGATGGGTTCCAGTTAATAAAGAGACATTACAACACGTAAAATATGACAATATTTTTTCTTTAGGAGATATTGCAGCAGTTCCTTTAGGTAAAACAGGGGGAAGTGTTAGAAAACAATATAAAGTTGTAGTAGAAAATATCATTTCTAGTATGGAAGGTAAAGCTTTAACTGCAAAATATGATGGTTACACAGTGTGTCCTATTATTACAGGAATTGGAACTGTTATGCTAGCTGAGTTTGATTGGAGTATGAAACCAACTCCATCTTTTCCTTTGGACCCAACAAAAGAGAGATATATCTGGTGGCTTTTAAAAGCATATATTTTAAAGCCTATGACACAATATGGAATGTTATCAGGAAGAGTTTAA
- a CDS encoding NAD(P)/FAD-dependent oxidoreductase, whose amino-acid sequence MSNNNELKEALALVDKELKKKGLSRRDALKVAGLGSASFLMGSTELEAATVANASDVKAKILIIGGGLAGISTAARLSNSLSNPDITVIEPNPKSVSYQPGNTLIASGVYTKDDIMYDTKDFVPSGVKVIKDKAIEFDPDNNKVKTQNGETFDYDYLIVAAGLTLDFARIKGLEEIGELTTLGDSSKLISKLKDSGVCSIYSTDGAVAAWESMQKFIQDAKAGKKVEAVFTHPNTSIKCGGAPKKIMYLTNSRLEEAGARKNANLTFYPNGGSMFGVKEYHDAILKQFKARDFKWHYNHNLIGVDLEKKIATFDNFWDEKGAYDPDLEEYDIVTKHKNVEVPYDFLHITPPMKAPDEIGNSAIGSGKGWVPVNKETLQHVKYDNIFSLGDIAAVPMGKTGGSVRKQYKVLVDNIILSMEGKALKAKYDGYTVCPLITDIGKVMLAEFDWSKKPTPTFPLDPTVERYVWWLLKVYMLKPMTQYGMLSGRA is encoded by the coding sequence ATGTCTAATAATAATGAGTTAAAAGAGGCTCTTGCTTTAGTAGATAAAGAACTGAAGAAAAAGGGACTTTCAAGAAGAGATGCTTTAAAGGTTGCAGGTTTAGGTTCTGCATCTTTTTTGATGGGGAGTACTGAACTTGAAGCTGCTACAGTTGCAAACGCAAGTGATGTAAAAGCAAAGATTTTAATTATTGGTGGAGGACTTGCCGGTATATCTACTGCTGCAAGATTATCAAATAGTTTATCAAATCCAGATATAACAGTAATTGAGCCAAATCCAAAATCTGTATCATATCAACCTGGAAATACTTTAATTGCATCTGGAGTATATACCAAAGATGACATTATGTATGATACTAAAGATTTTGTACCAAGTGGTGTAAAAGTTATTAAAGATAAAGCAATTGAGTTTGATCCTGATAATAATAAAGTTAAAACACAAAATGGTGAGACTTTTGATTATGATTATTTAATTGTTGCAGCTGGACTTACTTTAGATTTTGCAAGAATTAAAGGTTTAGAAGAAATAGGAGAGTTGACAACATTAGGTGATTCTTCTAAGCTTATATCAAAGCTTAAAGACTCAGGGGTTTGTTCTATTTATTCAACTGATGGTGCAGTTGCAGCTTGGGAGAGTATGCAAAAATTTATACAAGATGCAAAAGCTGGTAAAAAGGTAGAAGCAGTATTTACTCATCCAAATACATCAATTAAATGTGGTGGAGCTCCAAAAAAAATCATGTATCTTACTAACTCAAGACTCGAAGAAGCTGGAGCAAGAAAAAATGCAAACTTAACTTTTTATCCAAATGGTGGAAGTATGTTTGGAGTTAAAGAGTACCATGACGCCATTTTAAAACAATTTAAAGCAAGAGATTTTAAATGGCACTATAATCATAATCTAATAGGCGTTGATTTAGAGAAAAAAATTGCAACTTTTGATAACTTTTGGGATGAAAAAGGTGCATATGATCCTGATTTAGAAGAGTATGATATTGTAACAAAGCATAAAAATGTAGAAGTACCATATGATTTTTTACATATTACTCCTCCAATGAAAGCTCCAGATGAAATAGGTAACTCTGCAATTGGTTCAGGAAAAGGTTGGGTTCCAGTTAATAAAGAAACGCTACAACATGTAAAATATGACAATATTTTTTCATTAGGAGATATTGCCGCAGTTCCAATGGGAAAAACAGGTGGAAGTGTTAGAAAGCAGTATAAAGTATTAGTTGATAATATTATTTTAAGCATGGAAGGTAAAGCTTTAAAAGCTAAATATGATGGTTATACAGTTTGTCCTTTAATAACTGATATTGGAAAAGTAATGCTTGCTGAATTTGACTGGAGTAAAAAGCCAACACCTACATTCCCCCTTGATCCAACTGTAGAGAGATATGTTTGGTGGTTATTAAAAGTATATATGCTTAAACCAATGACTCAATATGGAATGTTATCTGGTAGAGCATAA
- the lspA gene encoding signal peptidase II: MRKEYKLSIIIFIAIFLFDQFVKYAFVNFSWEVDGAYMSLKLAYNYGVAFSMFEFLEGYLKYIQLLIALVATIYLVKNKEIFYKYFIPISILYAAGLSNILDRFTYGAVVDYFYWHYGFEFAIFNIADVMINIAVAILILMQIKEIREEKKKEIEK, translated from the coding sequence ATGAGAAAAGAGTATAAATTATCAATAATTATTTTTATAGCTATATTTTTGTTTGATCAATTTGTCAAATATGCTTTTGTAAATTTTTCGTGGGAAGTTGATGGAGCATATATGTCTTTGAAATTAGCATATAATTATGGTGTAGCTTTTTCAATGTTTGAATTCTTAGAAGGATATTTAAAGTATATTCAATTGTTAATTGCACTTGTTGCAACAATATATTTAGTGAAAAATAAAGAAATTTTTTATAAATATTTTATACCAATATCTATTCTTTATGCAGCAGGATTATCAAATATTTTAGATAGATTTACATATGGTGCAGTGGTGGATTATTTTTATTGGCACTATGGTTTTGAATTTGCAATTTTTAATATAGCTGATGTAATGATTAATATTGCAGTTGCTATTTTAATTTTGATGCAAATAAAAGAAATAAGAGAAGAAAAGAAAAAAGAAATAGAAAAATAA
- the prfA gene encoding peptide chain release factor 1 — protein sequence MLQDKLKPFIDRYEEINKLLISPDITSDIKRMTELSKEQSSIEPIVNKAKEYIKVVEDIQENKIMLEDPELGELAKEEIKELEASKPQLEEEIKYLMIPKDPNDDKNIFLELRAGTGGDEAALFVGNLFRAYIRYAENNGWKVEIMNQSESEAGGYKEIVALFKGDHVYSKLKFEGGTHRVQRVPATESQGRVHTSAITVAVMPEVDDVEIEINPNDLKIDVMRASGNGGQSVNTTDSAVRITHIPTGIVVTNQDQKSQHKNKDRAMKVLKARLYDLEMQEKIQSEGATRKEQVGTGDRSGRIRTYNYPQGRISDHRINLTLYRLDAIMNDGLFDEVIDPLITDYQTRLIEANGL from the coding sequence ATGCTACAAGATAAACTAAAACCATTTATAGACAGATATGAAGAGATCAATAAATTATTGATCTCTCCAGATATCACTTCTGACATAAAAAGAATGACTGAGCTTTCAAAGGAACAATCTAGTATTGAACCAATTGTTAACAAAGCAAAAGAGTATATCAAAGTTGTAGAAGATATTCAAGAAAACAAAATAATGCTTGAAGATCCAGAACTTGGAGAACTTGCAAAAGAGGAAATTAAAGAATTAGAAGCTTCAAAGCCACAGCTTGAAGAAGAGATTAAATATCTAATGATTCCAAAAGATCCTAATGATGACAAAAATATCTTTCTAGAACTTAGAGCAGGTACTGGAGGAGATGAAGCAGCGCTTTTCGTTGGTAATCTTTTTAGAGCTTATATCAGATATGCAGAAAATAATGGATGGAAAGTTGAAATCATGAACCAAAGTGAAAGTGAAGCAGGTGGATACAAGGAAATTGTAGCTTTATTTAAAGGTGACCATGTATATTCAAAATTAAAATTTGAAGGTGGTACACACAGAGTTCAAAGAGTACCAGCTACTGAATCACAAGGTCGTGTCCATACGTCAGCAATTACTGTTGCCGTTATGCCTGAAGTTGATGATGTAGAGATTGAAATCAACCCAAATGATTTAAAAATTGATGTAATGAGAGCAAGTGGAAATGGTGGACAATCAGTAAATACTACAGACTCTGCTGTAAGAATTACTCATATTCCTACTGGAATTGTTGTTACAAACCAAGACCAAAAGTCTCAACACAAAAATAAAGATAGAGCAATGAAAGTTCTTAAAGCAAGACTTTATGACCTTGAAATGCAAGAGAAAATTCAAAGCGAAGGTGCTACTAGAAAAGAACAAGTAGGTACTGGAGATAGAAGTGGAAGAATTAGAACATATAATTATCCACAAGGAAGAATATCAGATCATAGAATTAATCTAACTTTATATAGATTAGATGCAATCATGAATGATGGTCTTTTTGATGAAGTAATTGATCCTCTTATTACTGATTATCAAACAAGACTTATTGAAGCAAATGGGCTATAA
- a CDS encoding bifunctional diguanylate cyclase/phosphodiesterase: MSAKIDVDKLDFAFQPIVNTHTGKIFAVEALIRNVEELEFESIFHFFDTLANKKILYKVDMLLRKKAIKKYKKIEINNLKLFYNIDNRLFAMPDFQFGETSKQLEKYELSKDDICFEITEHSSLEDQQLIKHIVSTYKSKNYNIALDDFGTGISGLHLLYLSDTNFIKIDKFFIENIHKDAKKRLFCASIVEMAHTMGIKVIAEGVETKEEYYVCKEIKADYIQGYLVARPSTNIKDIKKYYSKENIFNKDRRVSRGNFIDKSFIDKIDPLNVNASLHELFVYFKEHTLNTFVPIIDDNKKILGAIYEVDIKEISYSQYGLSLAKNDSFKAKLKNYIKPVLEIDLSWGIDKALEIFNMRNDAQGVFVSKDARYYGFINLNNLLSLSYKRNLEIAQNQNPLTKLPGNKQIENFISTAFKNNQHTQIVYFDFNDFKPFNDTYGFRQGDRAILMFSEILQKNISSENFIAHVGGDDFFVGFVNSNYDYVYEVIKNVQEEFRINATSLYNEKDINNGYMTSKDRFGVEREFKLLSVSSAIIEIVENSSLQQFNLCLGSIKSASKKSITPLGVSIF; encoded by the coding sequence ATGTCAGCAAAAATTGATGTTGACAAACTCGACTTCGCTTTTCAACCTATCGTAAATACTCACACAGGTAAAATTTTTGCTGTAGAAGCTTTAATTAGAAATGTTGAAGAACTAGAGTTTGAATCTATTTTCCATTTTTTTGATACTTTAGCTAATAAAAAGATACTTTATAAAGTAGATATGCTTTTACGAAAAAAAGCTATTAAAAAATACAAAAAAATAGAGATAAATAATCTAAAACTATTTTATAATATTGATAATAGGCTTTTTGCAATGCCAGATTTTCAATTTGGTGAAACATCAAAACAACTTGAAAAATATGAATTAAGCAAAGATGATATCTGCTTTGAAATAACAGAACATAGTTCTTTAGAAGACCAACAATTAATTAAACACATTGTAAGTACATATAAATCAAAAAATTATAATATCGCTTTAGATGATTTTGGTACAGGAATCTCTGGACTTCATTTATTATATTTATCAGATACTAATTTTATTAAAATAGATAAGTTTTTTATTGAAAATATTCATAAAGATGCAAAGAAAAGACTATTTTGTGCTTCAATTGTAGAAATGGCTCACACTATGGGCATAAAAGTTATAGCTGAAGGTGTTGAAACTAAAGAAGAATATTATGTATGCAAAGAGATAAAAGCAGACTATATCCAAGGGTACTTAGTAGCAAGACCAAGTACAAATATAAAAGATATAAAAAAATATTATTCAAAAGAAAATATTTTTAATAAAGATAGAAGAGTTTCAAGGGGAAATTTTATTGATAAATCTTTTATTGACAAAATTGATCCACTAAATGTAAATGCAAGTTTACATGAACTATTTGTTTATTTTAAAGAGCATACTTTAAATACTTTTGTTCCTATTATTGATGATAATAAAAAAATTTTAGGGGCCATTTACGAAGTAGATATTAAAGAGATCTCATACTCTCAATATGGATTATCATTAGCAAAAAACGACTCATTTAAAGCAAAACTAAAAAACTATATTAAACCTGTTTTGGAAATTGATTTAAGTTGGGGGATTGATAAAGCCTTAGAAATTTTTAATATGAGAAATGATGCACAAGGGGTATTTGTTTCAAAAGATGCTAGATATTATGGATTTATAAATCTTAATAATCTTTTATCTCTTTCATATAAAAGAAACCTTGAAATAGCTCAGAATCAAAATCCCCTTACTAAACTACCAGGTAATAAACAAATTGAAAACTTTATTTCTACTGCATTTAAAAATAATCAACATACTCAAATAGTATATTTTGATTTTAATGACTTTAAACCCTTTAATGACACTTATGGTTTTAGACAAGGTGACCGTGCAATTTTAATGTTCTCTGAAATCCTTCAAAAAAATATCTCAAGTGAAAACTTCATTGCCCATGTAGGAGGAGATGACTTTTTTGTAGGTTTTGTTAATAGTAACTACGACTATGTTTATGAAGTTATTAAAAATGTACAAGAAGAGTTTAGAATAAATGCAACAAGCCTTTACAATGAAAAAGATATAAATAATGGCTATATGACATCAAAAGATAGATTTGGAGTCGAAAGAGAATTTAAATTATTAAGTGTTAGTTCTGCTATTATTGAAATTGTTGAAAATAGCTCTTTACAACAATTCAATTTATGTCTTGGAAGTATTAAAAGTGCTTCAAAAAAAAGTATAACTCCTCTTGGTGTCTCAATATTTTAA
- the mobA gene encoding molybdenum cofactor guanylyltransferase MobA, whose translation MNRTPLKDIPCVILCGGKSSRMGEDKSLLPFSTSSTLTQYQYEKLKKLFENVYLSSKVDKFDFISKEELLLDEAKIYSPIAALQSIFSKLNFDKIFIITVDTPLVKLESIKEIIKESNNYDITVAKTDRVHNLCGIFKKHKLQPLVNKMLKEDFHKVGFLLKELKTNYVEFLDDDEFINLNEKDEYQRALEIISKTNDIY comes from the coding sequence ATGAACAGAACACCGCTAAAAGATATCCCTTGCGTTATTCTTTGTGGTGGTAAAAGCTCAAGGATGGGAGAAGATAAATCTCTTCTTCCTTTTTCTACTTCAAGTACACTTACCCAATATCAATACGAAAAACTAAAAAAACTATTTGAAAATGTATATTTATCATCAAAAGTAGATAAATTTGATTTTATCTCAAAAGAAGAATTGCTTCTTGATGAAGCTAAAATTTATTCTCCAATAGCAGCATTACAATCTATATTTTCAAAACTAAACTTTGATAAAATATTTATAATAACAGTTGATACTCCTTTAGTAAAACTTGAATCAATAAAAGAAATTATAAAAGAATCTAATAATTATGACATTACAGTTGCAAAGACTGACAGAGTCCATAACCTTTGTGGAATTTTTAAAAAGCATAAGCTTCAACCCTTAGTTAATAAAATGTTAAAAGAAGACTTTCATAAGGTTGGTTTCCTATTAAAAGAGCTTAAAACAAATTATGTAGAGTTTTTAGATGATGATGAATTTATTAATCTTAATGAAAAAGATGAGTATCAAAGGGCATTGGAAATTATAAGTAAGACTAATGATATTTATTAG
- a CDS encoding 3-isopropylmalate dehydratase large subunit, with product MGQTITEKIFSEHVGREVYAGEIVRSPIDMVIGNDITTPISIRAFEEGGFKELANPDGFAIVLDHFIPAKDIASANQAKISRDFAIKHDLKHFFDEKDMGIEHALLPEKGLVLPGDVIIGADSHTCTHGGLGAFSTGMGSTDISFGMITGGNWFKVPESIKVVMTGKPSEYVSGKDIILEVIRMLGVDGALYQTLEFTGDTVQYLSMDDRFSICNMAIEAGAKNGIFAYDEITEEFLKKTAEANNGLRAEPKIHYSDEDANYTKVLEIDVANLEPVIAYPFLPDNGHSVSQAVADEIKVDQVFIGSCTNGRLSDFKVAAEIMQGKKVARHVRMILTPGTQKILRDATKAGYIDTLVDAGAVVSNPTCGACLGGYMGILGDEEVCISTTNRNFVGRMGSRTSKIYLANSAVAAASAISGYITDPRSL from the coding sequence ATGGGTCAGACAATAACAGAAAAAATATTTAGTGAACACGTTGGAAGAGAGGTTTACGCAGGAGAAATTGTAAGAAGTCCAATTGATATGGTAATTGGAAACGATATTACAACTCCTATTTCTATTAGAGCGTTTGAAGAAGGAGGATTTAAAGAATTAGCAAATCCAGATGGTTTTGCAATTGTATTAGATCACTTTATCCCTGCAAAAGATATTGCATCTGCAAATCAAGCAAAAATTTCTAGAGATTTTGCAATAAAACATGATTTAAAACACTTCTTCGATGAAAAAGATATGGGTATTGAACATGCTTTACTACCAGAAAAAGGTTTAGTTTTACCAGGTGATGTAATTATTGGTGCAGATTCTCATACATGTACTCATGGTGGATTAGGAGCATTTTCTACTGGTATGGGTTCAACTGATATTTCATTTGGAATGATTACTGGTGGTAACTGGTTTAAAGTTCCAGAATCAATCAAAGTTGTAATGACTGGAAAGCCAAGTGAATATGTATCTGGAAAAGATATTATCTTAGAAGTAATTAGAATGCTAGGGGTTGATGGAGCTTTATATCAAACTTTAGAGTTTACAGGTGATACAGTACAGTATTTATCTATGGACGATAGATTCTCTATTTGTAATATGGCTATTGAAGCAGGTGCTAAAAATGGTATTTTTGCATATGATGAAATTACTGAAGAGTTTTTAAAGAAAACTGCTGAAGCAAATAATGGTTTAAGAGCAGAACCAAAAATTCATTACTCTGATGAAGATGCTAACTATACTAAAGTTCTTGAAATTGATGTAGCTAATTTAGAACCAGTAATTGCATATCCATTCTTACCTGATAATGGACATTCAGTTTCTCAAGCAGTTGCAGATGAAATTAAAGTTGATCAAGTATTTATTGGATCATGTACAAATGGTAGATTATCAGACTTTAAAGTAGCTGCTGAAATTATGCAAGGTAAAAAAGTTGCAAGACATGTAAGAATGATTTTAACTCCTGGTACTCAAAAGATTCTTAGAGATGCTACAAAAGCAGGATATATTGATACATTAGTAGATGCAGGTGCTGTTGTTTCAAATCCAACTTGTGGAGCATGTTTAGGTGGATATATGGGAATCTTAGGTGATGAAGAAGTTTGTATATCTACAACTAATAGAAACTTTGTAGGAAGAATGGGTTCAAGAACTTCTAAAATTTATTTAGCAAACTCAGCTGTTGCAGCAGCTAGTGCTATTTCTGGATATATAACTGACCCAAGAAGTTTATAA
- the rpsT gene encoding 30S ribosomal protein S20 — protein MANHKSAEKRARQTKVRTERNRFYKTRIKNVTKDVVAAIEAADKDKAVEAMKSANKYIHHCVSKGILKKGTAARKVSRLQVQVNAI, from the coding sequence ATGGCAAATCACAAATCTGCTGAGAAAAGAGCGAGACAGACAAAAGTTAGAACAGAAAGAAACAGATTCTACAAAACTAGAATTAAAAATGTTACTAAAGACGTAGTAGCTGCAATTGAAGCTGCAGACAAAGACAAAGCAGTTGAAGCAATGAAATCTGCTAACAAATACATCCACCACTGTGTATCTAAAGGTATCCTAAAGAAAGGTACTGCAGCTAGAAAAGTTTCTAGACTACAAGTACAAGTAAACGCTATATAA
- the glmM gene encoding phosphoglucosamine mutase: MKLFGTDGVRGLAGEFLDAVTVLKLAKAAGIYFRKHSTTKRILVGKDTRRSGYMIENALVSGLTSVGYDVIQIGPMPTPAIAYLTESMRCDAGIMISASHNPFEDNGIKFFDNHGNKLSTNCEENIEKIFFDDEVLKEGTVTGKNIGSSKRIDDVIGRYIVAIKSSFPNDLSLQGMRIVLDCANGAAYKVAPTILDELGADVITLNDKPNGYNINDGCGALYPKNVGKVVKEYRADIGIALDGDADRLVIVDEEGEVVDGDKLLGALCTFLKEENTLKGNACVATVMSNKALEDYLNAHDLELLRSNVGDKNVLEQMKDKGVNFGGEQSGHIIFSDVAKTGDGLASALQVLALILRRKQKASVALNPFELYPQLLVNLKVSEKKPLEEIDGLEEILEPIRKKGIRDLIRYSGTENKIRLLLEGKNKKEVEESMQTLKEFIEKVL; this comes from the coding sequence ATGAAACTATTTGGAACAGATGGAGTTAGAGGATTAGCAGGTGAGTTCTTAGATGCAGTTACTGTATTAAAACTTGCAAAGGCTGCTGGAATCTACTTTAGAAAGCATTCAACAACAAAAAGAATATTAGTTGGAAAAGATACACGAAGAAGTGGATATATGATTGAAAATGCACTTGTAAGTGGTCTTACTTCAGTAGGTTATGATGTAATTCAGATTGGTCCTATGCCTACTCCTGCAATTGCTTATTTAACAGAAAGTATGAGATGTGATGCTGGAATTATGATTTCTGCTTCTCACAACCCTTTTGAAGATAATGGTATTAAATTTTTTGATAACCATGGAAATAAGCTAAGTACTAACTGCGAAGAAAATATTGAGAAAATTTTCTTTGATGATGAAGTATTAAAAGAAGGAACAGTAACTGGGAAAAATATTGGTTCTTCTAAAAGAATTGATGATGTTATTGGAAGATATATAGTTGCAATTAAAAGTTCTTTTCCTAATGATTTATCATTACAAGGGATGAGAATTGTTTTAGACTGTGCAAATGGTGCAGCATATAAAGTAGCACCTACTATTTTAGATGAATTAGGTGCGGATGTAATTACATTAAATGATAAACCAAATGGATATAACATCAATGATGGATGTGGTGCTTTATATCCTAAAAATGTAGGTAAAGTAGTAAAAGAGTATAGAGCTGATATTGGTATTGCCCTTGATGGTGATGCTGATAGATTAGTTATTGTAGATGAAGAAGGAGAAGTTGTAGATGGTGATAAACTTCTTGGTGCTCTTTGTACTTTCTTAAAAGAAGAAAATACTTTAAAAGGAAACGCTTGTGTAGCAACTGTAATGTCTAACAAAGCATTAGAAGATTATTTAAATGCACATGACTTAGAACTTCTAAGATCAAACGTGGGAGATAAAAATGTTTTAGAGCAGATGAAAGACAAAGGAGTTAATTTTGGTGGTGAACAAAGTGGTCATATTATTTTCTCTGATGTAGCTAAAACTGGTGATGGTTTAGCTTCTGCACTTCAAGTATTAGCACTGATTTTAAGAAGAAAACAAAAAGCAAGTGTTGCATTAAACCCATTTGAACTTTATCCACAACTTTTAGTTAATTTAAAAGTTAGTGAAAAAAAACCTTTAGAAGAAATTGATGGACTAGAGGAGATTTTAGAACCAATTAGAAAAAAAGGTATTAGAGATCTAATTAGATATTCTGGAACAGAAAATAAAATAAGACTTCTTTTAGAAGGTAAAAATAAAAAAGAAGTTGAAGAGTCAATGCAAACATTAAAAGAGTTTATTGAAAAAGTTCTATGA
- a CDS encoding substrate-binding domain-containing protein encodes MTLKKTTIALLASAALTVSLSARDQIKIVGSSTVYPFSSAVAEELGATTKFPTPVVESTGSGGGMKLFCAGNDLNTPDITNASRRMKTKEFTMCEKNGVTDITESVIGYDGIAFAQSKVNPAFNISREHLALAVAAEVPSKDGKKLIANPYKKWSDIDASLPDREIIVYGPPKSSGTRDAFEELVMQKVFKKMSVYTDLYNADKKANKKYKKYSVIRTDGVYVPSGENDNIIVQKLNKNTNAFGVFGFSFLVENDDKLAGATINGVAPTPDTISSGEYPVSRSLFFYTKNSHKKDVPAMNKYIEMFMSENMIGPDGILTEIGLIALPDADRTKIRKAVMNSKKLKLEDLKH; translated from the coding sequence ATGACATTAAAGAAAACTACAATTGCTTTACTAGCAAGTGCTGCGCTTACTGTATCATTAAGTGCAAGAGACCAAATCAAAATCGTTGGATCATCAACAGTATATCCTTTCTCATCTGCAGTAGCTGAAGAATTAGGTGCAACAACTAAATTCCCAACTCCAGTAGTTGAATCAACTGGTTCAGGTGGTGGTATGAAACTATTTTGTGCTGGAAATGATTTAAATACACCAGATATCACAAATGCATCAAGAAGAATGAAAACTAAAGAGTTCACAATGTGTGAAAAAAATGGAGTTACTGATATTACTGAATCTGTAATTGGTTACGATGGTATTGCATTTGCACAATCAAAAGTTAATCCTGCATTTAATATTTCAAGAGAGCACTTAGCATTAGCAGTTGCAGCTGAAGTACCATCTAAAGATGGAAAAAAATTAATTGCTAACCCATATAAAAAATGGTCTGACATTGATGCTTCTTTACCTGATAGAGAAATTATTGTTTATGGACCACCAAAATCTTCTGGTACAAGAGATGCATTTGAAGAGTTAGTAATGCAAAAAGTATTCAAAAAAATGTCTGTATATACTGACCTTTATAATGCTGATAAAAAAGCAAATAAAAAGTATAAAAAATACTCTGTAATTAGAACTGATGGTGTTTATGTTCCATCTGGTGAAAATGACAACATTATTGTTCAAAAACTAAATAAAAATACTAATGCATTTGGTGTTTTTGGTTTCTCTTTCTTAGTTGAAAATGATGATAAATTAGCTGGTGCAACTATTAATGGTGTAGCTCCAACTCCAGATACAATTTCTTCTGGTGAGTACCCAGTATCAAGATCACTATTCTTCTATACTAAAAACTCTCATAAAAAAGATGTTCCTGCTATGAACAAATATATTGAGATGTTTATGTCTGAAAACATGATTGGACCTGATGGAATTTTAACTGAAATTGGACTAATTGCTTTACCAGACGCAGATAGAACAAAAATTAGAAAAGCAGTAATGAATTCTAAAAAACTTAAATTAGAAGATTTAAAACACTAA